The Shewanella mangrovisoli genome has a window encoding:
- a CDS encoding DEAD/DEAH box helicase — translation MNRLSPQEPIQLTQTAIESLFTPPTLMRARDYVMQGRVLSAKANADFRHIEGTVTGTETTPYRQDIRLVSVNHKLVMNGFCSCPASGNCKHMAAVLYSLLTDKTVEDQRIAQWLHLLDEADDPNVNDVESLYDDRVLYILSKDDNGVFIELRRGKLGKKGGYNKGTKIALSDVQYYMPAWIGAEDVLILNLIMSTRRHGASRLYLKAQLGAVAIEKMLATERCFWEESRLALTAGEAITPQFLWQDIDSEHKQMRLVLPERDNWELVPTEPPYYIELDYFHIGLIDTDISVDKLRLLSQMPPVPSTQVELVSHRLIKHFSARTVPPPSAIDFVELRDKLQLRLTLKVVPAGTMPSSNQSSVLDTRIAQPYLALEFVYGDLALSGNAAKEALTLVTQGGTTYQINRALEEEQQAVSKLQTLGFSRFSLEGAANGASLWSLGNLPDAIREWLAFIDEEVPKLQTQGIEVRFAPEFSLKVVDTPLTVELDDSQEGWFSLSLHADINGQRLPMLPLVATWLKQHGEPADDAELLLPSPSGEWLKIKASVIKPLMSIIQELFEQHRGQSIALPKYRAHLLNELAESEISLLNGERVRQLATKLAEFNGVVAVSAPTGLNAQLRAYQQQGLNWLCFLKEYQLGGILADDMGLGKTIQTLAFLLKQQEAKSVGQPRLPSLIICPTSLVGNWAKEAAKFAPSLTLAVIHGAQRGPLLSRLSEFDVVVTTYPLMVRDYDYYQAQAFEHIVLDEAQQIKNAQAKVSQQIKALQAPFRLCLTGTPLENHLGELKSLMDFCLPGLLGTTAYFNKAFRYRIERYGDGEQAKVLSQRIAPFVLRRTKAEVVTELPPKTEIYQTLELEKDQRNLYESIRLSMEKKIRELFATQGVAGSHIEFLDALLKLRQACCDPRLVKLEQAQKVKNNAKLNWLSQNLPEMVQEGRKILIFSQFTSMLLLIEELLQSLDIDYSKLTGQTRLRQGQIDKFQEGDTPVFLISLKAGGTGLNLTAADTVIHYDPWWNPAAEKQATDRAHRIGQENPVFVYKLIAEGTVEEKIQEMQQHKQGLADSILEGKGKGAWHGSADELLSLFH, via the coding sequence ATGAATCGCTTGTCCCCCCAAGAGCCAATCCAATTGACTCAAACGGCTATTGAGTCCTTATTCACGCCGCCGACACTGATGCGCGCCCGTGATTATGTGATGCAGGGGAGGGTGTTAAGCGCGAAAGCCAATGCCGATTTTCGCCATATCGAAGGCACAGTCACTGGCACGGAAACCACGCCCTATCGTCAGGATATTCGTCTAGTCAGTGTCAATCATAAACTCGTGATGAATGGCTTTTGCTCCTGCCCTGCCAGCGGCAATTGTAAGCACATGGCCGCGGTGCTCTATAGTCTGCTTACGGATAAAACCGTTGAAGATCAACGTATCGCCCAGTGGTTGCACCTACTCGATGAAGCCGATGATCCCAATGTGAATGATGTCGAATCCCTCTACGATGACAGGGTGTTGTATATCCTTTCAAAGGACGATAACGGGGTGTTTATTGAGCTGAGACGCGGCAAGCTTGGCAAGAAGGGCGGTTACAACAAGGGCACTAAGATTGCGCTCTCGGACGTGCAGTATTATATGCCCGCTTGGATTGGCGCCGAGGATGTGCTGATCTTAAATCTTATTATGTCGACCAGACGCCACGGCGCATCGCGCCTGTATCTTAAGGCGCAATTAGGGGCGGTAGCCATTGAGAAAATGCTCGCTACCGAACGCTGCTTCTGGGAGGAGAGCCGCCTCGCATTAACCGCGGGCGAGGCCATTACACCGCAATTTCTCTGGCAGGATATCGACAGCGAACACAAGCAAATGCGCCTAGTCTTGCCCGAGCGGGATAACTGGGAACTAGTGCCGACAGAGCCGCCTTACTATATCGAGCTGGATTATTTTCACATCGGCCTTATCGATACCGATATCAGCGTCGATAAGCTGCGGCTACTCAGCCAAATGCCGCCGGTGCCGAGCACCCAGGTTGAACTGGTGAGCCATAGACTGATCAAGCATTTTTCGGCGCGCACTGTGCCGCCGCCAAGTGCCATCGATTTTGTCGAGCTGAGAGATAAGTTGCAGCTTCGTTTGACGCTTAAGGTTGTCCCCGCAGGCACAATGCCTAGCAGCAATCAGTCGTCTGTGCTGGATACTCGCATCGCCCAGCCATATCTCGCGCTGGAGTTTGTCTACGGGGATCTCGCCTTAAGTGGCAATGCCGCCAAAGAAGCATTAACTCTGGTGACTCAGGGCGGAACCACCTATCAAATTAACCGTGCGCTTGAAGAAGAGCAGCAAGCCGTGTCAAAGTTGCAAACCCTTGGCTTTAGCCGCTTTAGCTTGGAGGGCGCAGCAAATGGGGCTTCCCTCTGGAGCTTAGGCAACTTGCCCGATGCGATTCGGGAATGGCTAGCGTTTATCGATGAAGAAGTCCCAAAATTACAAACTCAAGGTATAGAGGTGCGATTTGCCCCAGAGTTTAGCCTTAAGGTGGTCGATACGCCGTTAACGGTTGAGCTGGATGACAGTCAAGAGGGCTGGTTCTCTCTGTCGTTACATGCCGATATCAATGGCCAACGCTTACCTATGTTGCCGCTGGTGGCCACTTGGTTAAAACAACATGGTGAGCCGGCTGATGATGCCGAGTTATTGCTACCCAGCCCCTCTGGCGAATGGCTTAAAATTAAGGCCAGTGTTATCAAGCCTTTAATGAGCATTATTCAAGAGTTGTTTGAGCAGCATCGCGGCCAGAGTATCGCCTTACCTAAGTACCGTGCGCATTTACTCAATGAGTTAGCCGAAAGCGAGATTAGCCTGCTCAATGGTGAAAGGGTGCGTCAGCTCGCGACAAAGTTAGCCGAATTTAATGGTGTGGTTGCGGTCAGCGCGCCGACAGGACTGAATGCGCAGCTGCGCGCTTATCAGCAGCAGGGCTTAAATTGGCTTTGTTTTTTAAAGGAATATCAACTCGGCGGCATCTTAGCCGACGATATGGGGCTTGGGAAAACCATTCAAACCTTGGCATTTCTGTTAAAGCAGCAGGAGGCAAAATCCGTTGGGCAGCCAAGACTGCCGAGCCTGATTATTTGCCCAACCAGTTTAGTGGGAAACTGGGCGAAGGAGGCGGCCAAGTTTGCGCCGTCATTAACCTTGGCGGTGATCCATGGCGCGCAGCGTGGGCCGCTGCTATCGCGATTAAGCGAGTTTGATGTCGTTGTCACAACCTATCCCCTTATGGTGCGGGATTACGATTATTATCAGGCTCAAGCATTTGAGCATATTGTGCTCGATGAGGCGCAGCAGATTAAAAACGCCCAAGCCAAAGTGAGCCAGCAAATTAAGGCGTTGCAAGCGCCCTTTAGACTCTGCCTTACCGGTACCCCCCTTGAGAATCATTTAGGTGAACTCAAGTCATTGATGGATTTTTGTTTACCGGGACTCTTGGGAACAACGGCCTATTTCAATAAGGCGTTTCGCTATCGGATTGAGCGTTATGGCGATGGCGAGCAGGCTAAGGTGTTGAGTCAACGCATCGCCCCCTTTGTGTTAAGGCGCACCAAGGCCGAGGTGGTGACTGAGCTGCCGCCTAAAACCGAGATCTACCAAACCCTAGAGCTTGAGAAAGATCAGCGTAATCTATACGAAAGTATTCGCCTGAGTATGGAGAAAAAAATTCGAGAATTATTTGCAACCCAAGGCGTGGCGGGCAGCCATATCGAGTTTTTAGATGCTTTGCTCAAATTGCGCCAAGCCTGCTGCGATCCGCGATTAGTCAAACTCGAGCAGGCGCAAAAGGTTAAAAATAATGCCAAGCTAAACTGGCTGAGCCAAAACCTGCCGGAAATGGTGCAGGAAGGTCGCAAGATTTTAATCTTCAGCCAATTTACCAGTATGTTGCTGTTAATTGAGGAATTGCTGCAATCCCTTGACATCGACTACAGCAAACTGACGGGGCAAACTCGGCTGCGTCAGGGGCAAATTGATAAGTTCCAAGAAGGCGATACGCCGGTATTTTTAATCAGCTTAAAGGCTGGTGGCACTGGGCTTAATCTCACTGCGGCGGATACGGTTATCCATTACGATCCTTGGTGGAATCCGGCGGCAGAAAAGCAAGCGACGGACAGGGCACACCGCATTGGCCAAGAAAACCCAGTGTTCGTCTACAAGCTGATTGCCGAAGGCACGGTCGAAGAGAAAATCCAAGAAATGCAGCAGCATAAGCAAGGTTTAGCGGATAGTATTCTCGAAGGAAAAGGCAAAGGTGCGTGGCACGGCAGTGCAGATGAATTGCTCTCGCTATTCCACTAA
- a CDS encoding DUF885 domain-containing protein produces MKTVLKRIGLSTLALVLLLGALAAHEWFAKKPFFFRAFLDRSMVKMAFESPETLTSLGFLESVGITGHNALLDDDSPAAMDKTFTQVRALRDTLLSYQDTDLDDNQRISKDIALYLADFALASEPYRYHNYPVNQLFGVQNGYPSFMQAQHQVHSVEDAENYLSRLIAVKTKFGQTLEGLKLREAKGIIPPKFVIERVLTEMNDFINAPVEDNILYSSFKTKLADTQISADEQARLLAQAKANIESDVKPAYRLFIDYFTALQTKAGSDDGYWALPNGDVAYEQLLKFFTTTNYSADEIHAKGLAEVSRIQDEIMTILAAQGYDTSQGFSVAIEALAADPKFYYEDSDAGRAQILVDYQKILDEVNAGLDNAFRIRPKAGMEVVRIPEFKEKTAPGAYYQQPAIDGSRPGRFYANLFDIKATPKYGMRTLAYHEGIPGHHFQIAVAMELEGQPLIRKMAPFTAYIEGWALYSERLAWELGFQQDPFDNIGRLQAELFRAVRLVVDTGIHHSRWTREQAIDYMKQNTGMSDRDVTAEIERYIVMPGQATAYKVGMMKILELREKAKQALGDKFDLRDFHDAVLKNGAVPLDILEKLVDRYIAEKRSQA; encoded by the coding sequence TTGAAAACGGTATTAAAACGAATTGGACTGAGCACTCTCGCCTTAGTGCTGTTGCTCGGGGCGCTCGCCGCCCATGAATGGTTTGCGAAAAAGCCTTTTTTCTTCCGTGCATTTTTAGATAGAAGCATGGTCAAAATGGCATTCGAAAGCCCCGAGACTTTAACCTCCTTGGGATTTTTAGAATCCGTTGGTATCACTGGCCACAATGCCTTGCTCGACGATGATAGCCCTGCGGCCATGGATAAAACCTTTACCCAAGTCCGTGCCCTAAGGGATACCTTACTCAGCTACCAAGATACCGATCTGGATGATAATCAGCGCATTTCCAAGGACATCGCACTGTATTTGGCAGATTTTGCCTTGGCATCTGAACCCTATCGTTACCACAATTATCCTGTCAATCAGCTGTTTGGTGTGCAAAATGGTTATCCAAGCTTTATGCAGGCGCAGCACCAAGTGCACTCGGTTGAAGATGCCGAAAACTACCTATCACGCTTAATTGCGGTGAAGACCAAATTTGGCCAAACCTTGGAAGGATTAAAGCTTCGAGAAGCTAAGGGCATTATTCCGCCTAAGTTTGTGATTGAGCGGGTGCTAACCGAGATGAATGACTTCATCAATGCACCCGTCGAAGACAATATTCTCTACAGCTCCTTTAAGACTAAGCTTGCCGACACGCAAATCAGTGCCGATGAGCAGGCGCGTTTGCTTGCTCAGGCAAAAGCCAATATCGAGTCCGACGTTAAACCGGCATATCGACTCTTTATCGATTATTTCACGGCATTACAGACTAAAGCAGGCTCGGACGATGGTTATTGGGCCTTGCCGAATGGCGATGTGGCCTACGAGCAGTTGCTGAAGTTTTTTACCACCACAAATTACAGCGCCGATGAAATCCATGCCAAGGGATTAGCCGAAGTGAGCCGTATTCAGGACGAAATCATGACGATTTTGGCCGCGCAGGGATACGACACCAGCCAAGGATTCTCGGTGGCAATCGAAGCGCTGGCCGCCGATCCTAAGTTCTATTATGAAGACTCAGATGCGGGCCGGGCGCAGATCTTAGTGGATTACCAAAAAATCCTCGATGAAGTGAATGCGGGCTTAGACAATGCCTTCCGTATTCGTCCGAAAGCGGGGATGGAAGTGGTGCGCATTCCTGAATTTAAAGAGAAAACTGCACCGGGCGCTTATTACCAGCAACCAGCGATTGATGGTAGTCGTCCGGGGCGTTTCTACGCTAACCTGTTCGACATCAAAGCGACGCCTAAATACGGCATGCGTACCTTGGCTTACCATGAGGGGATCCCTGGGCATCACTTCCAAATCGCGGTGGCGATGGAGCTTGAAGGGCAACCGTTGATCCGTAAGATGGCGCCTTTTACGGCCTATATCGAAGGTTGGGCGCTCTATTCTGAGCGTTTAGCCTGGGAACTCGGTTTTCAACAAGATCCCTTCGACAATATTGGTCGCTTACAGGCGGAGCTGTTTAGGGCCGTGCGTCTGGTTGTCGATACGGGTATCCACCATAGTCGTTGGACGCGCGAGCAAGCCATTGACTATATGAAACAAAACACCGGTATGTCCGATCGCGACGTGACCGCCGAAATTGAGCGTTATATCGTTATGCCCGGCCAAGCGACGGCCTATAAGGTGGGCATGATGAAAATTCTCGAACTGCGGGAAAAAGCCAAACAAGCCTTAGGTGATAAATTCGATTTACGGGATTTTCACGATGCGGTGCTAAAAAATGGTGCGGTTCCCTTAGATATTCTAGAAAAATTAGTTGACCGTTATATCGCCGAAAAGCGCAGCCAAGCCTAA
- a CDS encoding monovalent cation:proton antiporter family protein, translated as MEHGFLIQVLLMLLIAIVAIALLRRIGLPAILAYLLTGVVSGPSGFHWFTQQQMQSVAELGVVLLMFTLGLEFSVPRLWAMRRTVFGLGSAQVIVTTVLTMLVALACGLNGIESLVIGAAIALSSTAIVLKLLNEQGWLRRRHGELSVSVLLFQDLAVVPLLILLPLLGQNDEPLMLAAIALALLKGILAFFLLMALGKWALPRLFDEVARSRSNELFVLSTLVVALVTGAFTQWLGLSMALGAFMAGMLLGESQYRRQLEADIRPFRDLLMGLFFISIGMMLDFALVIQFWWQILLILLAVVVGKALIVHGLLRLVGEPFRIAISTALSLAQVGEFSFVVLALAVSYGLLSNQLSTMLVMVAVLSMSIAPWLVRHSVDIAKWLLGIRQSGHVDEVVPIITEDHDLVVILGYGRVGQTIARFLKTEAVPYLVLDLDPTRVSEARRAGEPIYFGDVCKRAILKQVGIKHAKMIVITFCETRSLEEALPLCKQLAPDAKILVRTRDDSELDMLQKAGANQVIPETLEGSLMLVSQVLHQCGVPLARILKRLESERRNHYQFLHGFFSGTETDFTLESLHAVLLHRGADAVGKRVADIDWELLRVELRAIRRSGAEVEHPAQDWVFRAGDILLIVGKPRRLEKAEAKLLHG; from the coding sequence ATGGAGCATGGTTTCTTGATCCAAGTTCTCCTTATGTTGCTGATCGCCATCGTCGCGATTGCCTTGCTGCGGCGTATCGGCTTGCCGGCGATTTTGGCGTATTTATTAACCGGAGTGGTGAGTGGGCCCAGTGGGTTCCATTGGTTTACCCAGCAGCAAATGCAGTCCGTCGCCGAACTTGGGGTTGTGCTCTTGATGTTTACGCTGGGACTTGAGTTTTCGGTGCCAAGATTGTGGGCCATGCGCAGAACCGTATTTGGATTAGGTAGCGCGCAGGTAATTGTTACCACAGTACTCACTATGTTGGTTGCCTTAGCCTGTGGCTTGAATGGCATAGAATCTTTAGTCATAGGCGCGGCAATTGCCCTTTCCTCCACCGCAATTGTGCTCAAACTGCTTAACGAGCAGGGCTGGCTTAGGCGTCGCCATGGCGAGCTGTCGGTCAGTGTGTTGTTATTTCAGGATTTAGCCGTCGTTCCTCTGCTTATTTTGCTGCCATTACTCGGGCAGAATGATGAGCCCTTGATGTTAGCGGCAATCGCCTTAGCGCTTCTCAAGGGGATTCTAGCCTTCTTTTTACTGATGGCCTTAGGCAAATGGGCTTTGCCTCGATTGTTTGATGAGGTGGCAAGATCCCGCTCCAATGAACTCTTTGTACTCTCGACGCTGGTGGTGGCCTTAGTTACGGGAGCTTTTACCCAGTGGTTAGGTTTGTCTATGGCGCTAGGGGCCTTTATGGCGGGAATGCTGCTCGGTGAGAGTCAGTACCGCCGCCAGCTAGAGGCGGATATTCGTCCGTTTCGCGATTTACTCATGGGGCTGTTTTTTATCTCCATCGGCATGATGCTCGATTTCGCGCTCGTTATTCAATTTTGGTGGCAGATTTTACTGATCTTGCTCGCCGTTGTGGTGGGCAAAGCGCTGATAGTCCATGGTTTATTGCGACTGGTCGGCGAGCCTTTTCGGATTGCTATCAGCACGGCTTTGAGTCTGGCGCAGGTCGGCGAATTCAGTTTTGTCGTATTAGCCCTGGCGGTAAGTTATGGGTTATTGAGCAATCAGCTCAGCACTATGCTGGTGATGGTCGCGGTATTGTCGATGAGCATTGCCCCTTGGTTGGTGCGCCATAGCGTGGATATTGCCAAGTGGCTGTTAGGGATCCGCCAGTCGGGGCACGTGGATGAAGTGGTGCCGATTATTACCGAGGATCATGATCTTGTGGTGATTTTAGGTTACGGCCGTGTTGGTCAAACTATAGCCCGGTTTTTAAAGACAGAAGCCGTGCCCTATTTAGTGCTCGATCTTGATCCTACGCGGGTGTCTGAGGCGCGCCGGGCAGGGGAGCCGATTTATTTTGGCGATGTGTGTAAGCGGGCGATCCTTAAGCAGGTAGGAATTAAACACGCCAAAATGATCGTTATCACCTTCTGCGAGACCCGCAGTTTAGAAGAAGCCTTACCCCTGTGTAAGCAATTGGCGCCCGACGCTAAAATCCTCGTCAGAACCCGTGACGACAGTGAGTTAGACATGCTGCAAAAGGCGGGGGCGAATCAGGTGATCCCCGAAACCTTAGAGGGCAGTTTGATGCTAGTCTCGCAGGTGCTGCATCAATGCGGTGTACCGTTGGCGCGGATCCTTAAGCGACTGGAGTCGGAGCGGCGCAACCATTATCAATTTTTACACGGTTTCTTCTCCGGTACCGAAACTGACTTTACCTTAGAGTCGCTGCATGCCGTGCTGTTACACCGCGGCGCGGATGCCGTGGGTAAGCGAGTGGCGGATATTGACTGGGAGCTGCTTCGGGTAGAGTTAAGGGCCATCCGCCGCAGCGGCGCCGAAGTTGAACATCCTGCGCAGGATTGGGTCTTTCGCGCGGGTGATATTTTACTGATTGTGGGTAAGCCCAGAAGGCTTGAAAAAGCCGAGGCCAAGCTATTGCATGGATAG
- a CDS encoding diguanylate cyclase DgcS: MDFGLATTLYPDDYNYQTEAYSPTTSSLDLVQVIQQLHASLDPRTVFACYGKVLGQHLPVQGARLQAEQQKLSWGKRYGISLKRQIICGGTPLTLQYQLLTPLTPSQTIILQEIEPLLLQPLLNAMQYQEMSMQAMFDSLTGLGNRHYYTQSLKNAVARAHRKQGAVSLIVLDLDNFKQLNDRYGHKCGDYILKEFGDIIRSSIRSTDQAFRIGGDEFVVIVQGNIHAAGLLCERIVTATNAHASFHQFGVSSSLGAAEASDTMEAEQLYEQADKTLYQAKASGRNCYKLSPAQLS, from the coding sequence ATGGACTTTGGCTTAGCGACAACCTTATATCCAGACGATTATAACTATCAAACAGAGGCGTACAGCCCAACAACGTCGTCATTGGATTTAGTTCAAGTGATCCAGCAACTGCATGCCAGCCTAGATCCGCGGACAGTCTTTGCCTGCTACGGCAAAGTGCTAGGACAACATCTGCCCGTCCAAGGTGCTCGCCTGCAAGCCGAGCAACAAAAATTAAGCTGGGGCAAACGTTATGGGATCAGTCTGAAACGACAGATCATCTGTGGCGGCACCCCACTTACACTGCAGTATCAACTGCTGACGCCGCTCACACCTTCGCAAACCATTATCCTGCAAGAAATTGAGCCCTTGCTGCTGCAACCATTATTAAATGCCATGCAGTATCAAGAGATGTCGATGCAGGCGATGTTCGATTCCCTCACTGGCCTTGGCAATCGTCATTATTACACTCAAAGCTTGAAAAACGCGGTGGCCAGAGCCCACAGAAAACAGGGCGCAGTGTCACTTATCGTATTGGATTTAGATAATTTTAAGCAGCTTAATGATAGATATGGTCACAAATGCGGTGATTATATTTTGAAGGAGTTTGGAGACATTATCCGCAGCAGTATCCGCAGTACAGATCAGGCCTTCCGTATTGGGGGCGACGAGTTTGTGGTGATAGTGCAAGGCAATATTCATGCGGCGGGCTTACTGTGCGAGCGTATCGTCACAGCAACCAATGCCCATGCGAGTTTCCATCAATTTGGCGTGAGCAGCAGCCTAGGGGCTGCTGAGGCGAGCGATACCATGGAAGCCGAACAACTCTATGAACAGGCAGATAAAACCTTGTATCAAGCCAAAGCCTCGGGCCGTAATTGCTACAAGTTAAGTCCAGCTCAACTGTCTTAA
- the tilS gene encoding tRNA lysidine(34) synthetase TilS has product MAAVELSAHIARFLASLPLQAGSKLVLAYSGGVDSEVLAYGLSEFAKHHPELHYQLIYVHHGLSPNADAWAEHCQIRAANYGLPITVERVQLTLGPRVSVEAEARKMRYQAILQHLKPQDVLLTAHHEDDQLETILLALKRGQGPKGLAAMGQIQMLSLGEKGACLQARPLLDISREQIEAFAQMRQLVHIEDESNQDDKYDRNFLRLEIIPRLKARWPSIAITASRSAQLCAEQQAIVDAEVSERLPKLLTEAPFTQQTVLKLDALSTQTSEWQGLLLRGFIESQGFGLPSYVQLQQILQQLMGAKEDAKVQIQIGDCVLRRFAGMLYLDNVNIASAAPRITARELHEDILALLTQASTRLEDKIAPFTIATTDPRLRLPKAGEVVSLRYQLPGQFRCQPHFRDKGRELKKLWQECAVPPWLRADVGFLFYNERLVMALGLWVEKAFCAQGDDVGLKFDGQAIG; this is encoded by the coding sequence ATGGCGGCGGTGGAACTGAGTGCCCATATAGCGCGATTTTTAGCGAGCTTACCGCTGCAAGCGGGGAGCAAGTTAGTCCTCGCTTACAGCGGTGGCGTCGATTCCGAAGTGCTCGCCTACGGCTTGAGTGAATTTGCCAAACATCACCCCGAGTTACATTATCAATTGATTTATGTGCACCATGGCTTGAGCCCTAATGCCGATGCTTGGGCCGAGCACTGCCAAATTCGCGCCGCCAACTATGGTTTACCAATCACGGTCGAGCGAGTACAACTCACCCTCGGGCCGAGAGTGAGTGTTGAGGCCGAGGCGCGAAAAATGCGTTATCAGGCGATATTGCAGCACCTTAAGCCTCAGGATGTACTGCTGACAGCCCACCATGAAGACGACCAACTCGAGACGATTCTCCTCGCCCTCAAACGCGGTCAGGGTCCCAAAGGATTAGCCGCCATGGGGCAAATCCAAATGCTCTCACTCGGCGAGAAAGGGGCTTGCCTGCAAGCGCGTCCCTTGCTCGATATTAGCCGTGAGCAGATTGAAGCTTTCGCTCAAATGCGGCAGCTAGTGCATATCGAAGATGAAAGTAATCAAGACGATAAATACGATCGTAACTTTTTACGCCTCGAGATTATCCCACGCCTAAAAGCACGTTGGCCCAGTATCGCCATCACCGCAAGCCGCAGCGCCCAGCTTTGCGCCGAGCAGCAGGCCATAGTGGATGCCGAGGTGAGTGAGCGTTTACCTAAGCTGTTAACCGAGGCACCCTTTACCCAGCAAACCGTGCTTAAGCTTGATGCGCTATCTACGCAAACCAGCGAATGGCAGGGATTGCTGCTGCGGGGCTTTATCGAATCCCAAGGCTTTGGACTGCCTTCCTATGTGCAGTTACAGCAAATCCTGCAGCAGTTAATGGGGGCAAAAGAGGATGCCAAAGTACAGATCCAGATTGGTGACTGTGTGCTGCGCCGCTTTGCCGGCATGCTTTATCTGGATAATGTAAACATTGCATCCGCCGCGCCGCGCATCACTGCGCGCGAACTGCATGAAGATATTCTGGCTTTACTCACTCAAGCATCAACAAGGCTTGAAGATAAGATTGCGCCATTTACCATAGCTACCACAGACCCTCGGCTGCGTTTACCCAAGGCGGGTGAGGTGGTGAGCCTGCGTTATCAGTTACCGGGACAATTTCGCTGTCAGCCACATTTTCGCGATAAGGGACGCGAGCTTAAAAAACTCTGGCAAGAATGCGCTGTGCCTCCGTGGTTACGTGCTGATGTAGGGTTCTTGTTCTATAACGAGCGTTTAGTGATGGCGCTAGGACTCTGGGTCGAAAAGGCATTTTGTGCCCAAGGGGATGATGTCGGGCTGAAGTTTGATGGGCAAGCAATCGGATAG